In one window of Candidatus Eisenbacteria bacterium DNA:
- a CDS encoding CDP-alcohol phosphatidyltransferase family protein, translating into MFVEKYLRELRKRRFSPQALYFYFVDVFTFSRETLFENRTLARSTLTTGLGFFLGFFAASIMLSVFVDGKVANEFFLISSLSTLLVFAWLILHLSLIRDIAGRPLQNFNAANTLSLLRLLLVPGLFIFIVHGYGKLSLATYLVASLSDVFDGIVARRFDQRTRLGLMLDHLVDIFFNSFSFIALYIAGFVNEAIALLVILRYALLLCGAFYIYVFRGPVRIQPTAFGKFSGLIVAVMVSLLILTKDFLSKPLADRILGLLGIGLVLIAATNLIYVVIMGIYNLKEKRIEEVQIARVAGEKGAS; encoded by the coding sequence TTGTTTGTAGAAAAATACCTGAGAGAGCTTAGGAAGAGAAGATTTTCTCCGCAAGCTCTCTATTTCTATTTTGTGGACGTTTTCACATTCTCAAGGGAGACCTTGTTTGAAAATAGAACCCTCGCCAGGTCCACTCTGACAACGGGACTCGGGTTCTTCCTTGGTTTCTTTGCCGCGTCAATCATGCTCTCCGTCTTTGTTGATGGAAAAGTGGCGAATGAATTCTTTCTCATTTCCAGCCTTTCGACTCTTCTCGTATTTGCATGGCTCATCCTTCACCTGAGCCTGATTCGCGACATCGCAGGAAGACCGCTTCAGAATTTCAATGCTGCAAATACTCTGAGTCTTCTCAGGCTTCTCCTTGTTCCCGGGCTCTTCATTTTTATTGTCCACGGATACGGGAAGCTGTCTCTTGCAACCTATCTGGTTGCTTCTCTCTCCGATGTCTTTGACGGAATAGTCGCAAGACGATTCGACCAGAGAACAAGACTCGGGCTTATGCTGGATCATCTCGTTGATATCTTCTTCAATTCATTCAGTTTTATTGCTCTTTACATAGCAGGGTTTGTGAATGAAGCCATTGCGCTTCTTGTCATCCTGCGGTACGCTCTTCTTCTCTGCGGCGCTTTCTACATATATGTTTTCCGGGGTCCGGTGCGAATTCAGCCGACGGCCTTTGGAAAATTCTCAGGCCTGATTGTGGCAGTCATGGTCTCGCTTCTTATCCTGACCAAGGACTTCCTCAGCAAACCGTTGGCCGACAGAATACTCGGCCTTCTTGGGATCGGCCTTGTTCTCATCGCTGCGACAAATCTCATCTACGTGGTCATCATGGGGATCTACAATCTTAAGGAAAAACGGATTGAAGAGGTTCAGATCGCCAGAGTGGCCGGCGAGAAGGGTGCTTCCTAG
- a CDS encoding nucleotidyltransferase domain-containing protein, with protein sequence MTELQLESILKETVQRILSVVKPTKVMFFGSASRGEMHENSDIDILVIVPSGTHRRKTAQKIYRNLIGLGFAVDVVVVTEDDIRQFGNNQGMVIHPALTEGKILYAA encoded by the coding sequence AGAATTGCAGCTTGAAAGCATTCTGAAGGAGACGGTTCAACGCATATTGTCTGTCGTGAAACCGACGAAGGTGATGTTCTTCGGTTCCGCCTCTCGCGGAGAAATGCATGAGAACAGCGACATCGACATACTTGTCATAGTTCCCTCCGGTACTCATCGCCGCAAAACTGCACAAAAGATTTACAGGAACCTGATTGGACTAGGTTTTGCAGTTGATGTGGTTGTTGTTACCGAAGACGACATCAGACAATTCGGAAACAATCAAGGTATGGTAATTCATCCTGCCCTCACAGAAGGGAAGATACTATATGCCGCATGA